The Miscanthus floridulus cultivar M001 chromosome 17, ASM1932011v1, whole genome shotgun sequence genome has a window encoding:
- the LOC136518931 gene encoding LOB domain-containing protein 15-like: protein MTAAARRSCSSPAGAGDVAGAGPGSALNTITPCAACKLLRRRCAQECPFSPYFSPLEPHKFATVHKVFGASNVSKMLLEVHESQRADAANSLVYEANLRLRDPVYGCMGAILALQQQVQALEAELATVRAEIVKHRCRPAAGAVATVLPSSHASQLLAASAANRGLHAGSRSSVGARTATLAAAAAAVGPAASSSSSSAVYAAAAASSSTDYSSITNDNVPYFG, encoded by the exons ATGACGGCGGCGGCACGGAGGAGCTGCAGCTCGCCGGCTGGGGCAGGTGATGTTGCAGGCGCCGGGCCAGGGTCGGCGCTGAACACAATCACGCCGTGCGCGGCGTGCAAGCTGCTCAGGCGACGGTGCGCGCAGGAGTGCCCCTTCTCGCCCTACTTCTCGCCGCTGGAGCCGCACAAGTTCGCCACCGTCCACAAGGTCTTCGGCGCCAGCAACGTCTCCAAGATGCTCCTG GAGGTGCACGAGAGCCAGCGCGCCGACGCGGCGAACAGCCTGGTGTACGAGGCGAACCTGCGGCTCCGGGACCCCGTCTACGGCTGCATGGGCGCCATCCTCGCCCTGCAGCAGCAGGTGCAAGCGCTGGAGGCCGAGCTCGCCACCGTCAGGGCGGAGATCGTCAAGCACAGGTGCCGTCCGGCGGCGGGCGCGGTGGCCACGGTGCTCCCCTCGTCGCACGCCTCCCAGCTCCTCGCGGCCTCGGCAGCCAACCGCGGGCTGCACGCCGGCAGCAGGTCATCGGTAGGGGCAAGAACGGCAActttggcggcggcggcagctgccGTGGGGCCTgcggcctcctcgtcgtcgtcatcggcggtgtacgccgccgccgccgcgtcgagCTCAACGGACTATAGCTCCATCACCAATGACAATGTTCCTTACTTTGGTTGA